In the genome of Gemmatimonadaceae bacterium, one region contains:
- a CDS encoding site-2 protease family protein produces the protein MPNFPVTECFAYWRVLELGSREIIEGLVNPEHSGPSRLLSSYLSDWDGYYYWQRALDGDWLVLVHERAPVRERWWLHAALFLAAIITTSVGGAMFAGTVDPWRLHTFLHPRAGFPFSLPLLAILLAHESGHYVTARRYRVDASPPYFIPFPAALDLIGTLGAFIRLRSPMFDRRTLFDIGVAGPLAGIVVAIPVLLIGLHGSTSLPGVATPLAFAHQFARFNGDPILIGDSLLLAACRAVLGLHGLVELSPLAVAGWVGILVTSLNLLPLAQLDGGHIAFAMHPRAQVFVARAMWLALIPLGFVWKGWWFWAVLGLAIGRGRLAHPPVIAPERPLDQRRVIVGWIAVVLFVITFMPLPLSP, from the coding sequence GTGCCGAATTTCCCTGTTACAGAGTGCTTTGCGTACTGGCGTGTGCTCGAGTTGGGGAGCCGCGAGATCATCGAAGGGCTTGTCAATCCGGAGCACAGCGGACCGTCACGACTGCTCTCGTCGTACCTCTCGGACTGGGACGGATACTACTACTGGCAACGTGCGCTCGACGGGGACTGGCTGGTCCTCGTGCACGAACGCGCGCCGGTACGCGAGCGGTGGTGGCTGCATGCGGCGCTTTTTCTCGCGGCGATCATCACCACCTCGGTCGGCGGCGCCATGTTCGCCGGTACGGTCGATCCATGGCGCCTCCATACTTTTCTTCACCCGCGGGCCGGTTTCCCGTTTTCCCTCCCGCTGCTGGCCATTCTGCTCGCGCACGAATCGGGCCATTATGTGACCGCGCGGCGATATCGTGTCGATGCGAGCCCGCCGTATTTCATCCCGTTTCCCGCTGCTCTCGATCTGATCGGAACGCTCGGCGCATTCATCAGACTCCGCTCACCCATGTTCGATCGGCGCACGCTGTTCGACATCGGCGTCGCGGGTCCGTTAGCCGGCATCGTCGTCGCGATTCCAGTGCTGCTGATCGGTCTCCACGGCAGCACCTCGCTGCCGGGCGTCGCAACACCGCTGGCATTTGCGCACCAGTTCGCGCGATTCAACGGCGATCCGATTCTGATCGGTGATTCGTTGCTCCTGGCCGCGTGCCGCGCCGTCCTCGGCCTCCACGGATTGGTGGAGCTGAGCCCGCTCGCCGTCGCCGGGTGGGTCGGCATTCTCGTTACGTCGCTCAACCTGCTTCCGTTGGCCCAACTGGACGGCGGACACATCGCGTTCGCCATGCATCCGCGCGCGCAGGTATTCGTCGCGCGCGCGATGTGGCTGGCCCTGATTCCACTCGGCTTCGTGTGGAAGGGATGGTGGTTCTGGGCCGTGCTCGGCTTGGCGATTGGACGCGGACGACTGGCGCATCCTCCGGTAATCGCACCCGAGCGGCCGCTCGACCAACGGCGCGTCATCGTCGGCTGGATCGCAGTCGTGCTGTTCGTCATCACCTTCATGCCGCTCCCGCTGAGCCCTTGA
- the pgi gene encoding glucose-6-phosphate isomerase, protein MTTLATSTPAPVLPLTERPAWAALDAHFRTIRDAHLRTLFASDPARGERLVAEGAGLYLDYSKHRVTDETLRLLLELARQSGLRERIDAMFRGDAINVTERRSVLHVALRARRGSTITVAGENVVPAVHDVLDRMRAFTTRVRSGDWVGHTGKRIRHVINIGIGGSDLGPVMAYQALRFYSQRDLSFGFVSNVDGTDFIEATRGLDPAETLFIVSSKTFTTLETMTNARTARAWTLAALGNEAAVAKHFVAVSTNAKAVTEFGIDTANMFEFWDWVGGRYSMDSAIGLSTMLAIGADAFDEMLAGFHAMDEHFRTTPFERNLPVLMGLLAVWYADFFGAQTVAVLPYDQYLVRFPAYLQQLTMESNGKHVTLDGRRVAYQTGAIFWGEPGTNGQHSFYQLLHQGTILVPADFIGFCDALTPLGDHHDLLMANLFAQSQALAFGKTADEVRAEGTPEWLVPHRVCEGNRPSSTILADRLTPASLGALVALYEHSVFTQGTVWQIDSFDQWGVELGKVLAGRIIPELGGAAQPRLAHDSSTNRLIQRYRARRSRGSQSR, encoded by the coding sequence ATGACCACGCTCGCGACATCGACGCCGGCGCCCGTCCTGCCGCTCACCGAGCGGCCGGCGTGGGCGGCGCTCGACGCGCACTTCCGCACCATCCGCGATGCACATCTGCGCACGCTGTTCGCCTCCGATCCGGCGCGCGGCGAACGCCTGGTGGCCGAAGGCGCCGGGCTCTATCTCGACTATAGCAAGCACCGGGTGACCGACGAGACGCTTAGGCTGCTCTTGGAACTCGCACGACAGTCCGGACTGCGCGAGCGCATCGATGCCATGTTCCGCGGCGACGCGATCAACGTCACGGAACGCCGGAGCGTGCTGCACGTGGCGCTCCGTGCACGGCGCGGATCTACGATCACCGTCGCCGGCGAGAATGTCGTCCCCGCGGTGCACGACGTCCTGGATCGGATGCGCGCCTTCACCACAAGAGTCCGGTCGGGCGACTGGGTCGGGCATACCGGCAAGCGCATCCGTCACGTCATCAACATCGGGATCGGCGGATCTGATCTCGGTCCGGTGATGGCCTATCAGGCGCTGCGCTTTTACAGCCAGCGCGACCTGTCGTTCGGATTCGTGTCCAACGTCGACGGCACGGATTTCATTGAAGCGACCCGCGGACTCGATCCGGCGGAGACGCTGTTCATCGTGTCATCGAAGACGTTCACGACTCTCGAGACCATGACCAACGCGCGCACCGCGCGCGCGTGGACCCTGGCTGCGTTAGGCAACGAGGCGGCGGTTGCCAAACACTTCGTGGCCGTGTCGACGAACGCCAAGGCCGTGACCGAATTCGGCATCGACACCGCCAACATGTTCGAGTTCTGGGACTGGGTCGGCGGCCGCTATTCCATGGACTCGGCGATCGGCTTGTCGACCATGCTCGCCATCGGAGCGGACGCGTTCGACGAGATGCTGGCCGGCTTCCATGCCATGGACGAGCATTTCCGCACGACGCCGTTCGAGCGCAATCTCCCGGTCCTCATGGGCCTGCTCGCCGTGTGGTACGCCGATTTCTTCGGCGCGCAGACCGTCGCCGTGCTGCCGTACGACCAGTACCTGGTCCGTTTCCCCGCGTACCTACAGCAGTTGACGATGGAGAGCAACGGCAAGCACGTGACGCTGGACGGACGCCGCGTCGCGTATCAGACGGGGGCGATTTTCTGGGGCGAACCGGGGACCAACGGCCAGCATTCGTTTTACCAGCTGCTGCACCAGGGCACCATACTGGTGCCGGCGGACTTCATCGGCTTCTGCGACGCGCTGACTCCGTTAGGCGACCATCACGACCTGCTGATGGCGAATCTGTTCGCGCAGTCGCAGGCGCTGGCCTTCGGCAAGACCGCCGACGAGGTGCGCGCCGAGGGAACGCCGGAGTGGCTGGTGCCGCACCGGGTGTGCGAGGGGAACCGGCCCTCGAGCACGATCCTCGCCGACCGGCTGACCCCGGCGTCGTTAGGCGCGCTGGTGGCGCTCTACGAGCATTCGGTGTTCACGCAGGGCACCGTGTGGCAGATCGACTCCTTCGACCAATGGGGCGTCGAGCTGGGCAAGGTCCTCGCCGGCCGCATCATCCCCGAGCTGGGCGGCGCGGCCCAGCCGCGCCTGGCACACGACAGCTCGACCAACCGGCTGATCCAGCGCTACCGCGCCCGCCGCTCGCGCGGCAGCCAGAGCCGGTAG
- a CDS encoding multidrug efflux RND transporter permease subunit: MTNDPEVRYFFVRRPIFAAVISIAIVLLGAFSLHQLPIDLYPPITPPVVQVTAVYPGATAQDVANAVAAPIEQQLSGIPGLLYYKSSNSSDGSMNLQIYFDISRDQDLAAVDVQNQIKLAEPQLPQEVVRNGITVKKAQTNILMGVALTSDDPRYDAGYLSNYAEIYVQDELKRLPGVGDATTFGQADLSMLIDLAPDRLAQLGLTVSDVAAAVAEQNTTNPAGRIGREPSPAGTQLTIPVTTLGRLTDPKQYENIIVRARPDGSLVRIGDLGRVTMGQRDYDLSGRLDGTPSALILVYLRPGASTLDVDKAVVARMQQLSRTFPQGVHWSVPFDTTPFITQSIKEVVETLVEALILVTLVVFVFLQSWRATLIPLVAVPVSIVGAFFGMRLLGFSINLLTLFGLVLAIGIVVDDAIVVIENVDRIMAAEHVRPAVAADRAIRQVASALVAIVLVLCAVFIPVAFVGGITGQMYKQFAITIVVSVIISGIVALTLTPALCAVLLRHESTEHHTGFFGWFNRRFAGVTNRYVRGVEHALDHARPWVAAFAVIVILIVVMRRVVPTAFLQTEDKGYFAISVELPDDASLQRTDAVVRSVESYLLKQPGVNHVLSLVGLSLIQGANQSSSATMFVNLKPWDERQSATAILNQANAHFFRNPDALVFGFNLPEIPGIGVTSGLELNLQDHGINDLQRFAAIANQFASDANKLPSVQQARASIRVNVPQLYVDVDRAKAKSLGVSLTDLFQTLQSLLGTLYVNDFNLYGKTYRVQIQAQQPYREEPQDIGGLFVRGNGPQLIPVSSLTTVRFRSGPNIVTRFNGFTSALVTASPGNGKSSGEMLAAVDQLVQNKYAALGVGAALSGESYQESTSTGGGLVLALGIIMVFLVLAAQYESWSIPFAVLFGVPFGVLGAYLGMWLRGIPSDVYFQIGIITVVGLAAKNAILIVEFASEQRAQGKSVRDAAVEAGRERLRPILMTSFAFILGVVPLVVAGGAGAISRHSIGTAVFAGMLFATSIGILFIPLFFALIRRASEHLLGRRAEAAAPQPASTRPAEGD; this comes from the coding sequence ATGACTAACGATCCCGAAGTCAGATACTTCTTTGTCCGCCGGCCGATCTTCGCGGCGGTGATCTCGATCGCCATCGTGCTGTTAGGCGCGTTCTCGCTGCACCAGCTGCCGATCGACCTGTATCCACCCATCACGCCGCCGGTGGTCCAGGTCACGGCTGTCTATCCGGGCGCCACGGCGCAGGACGTCGCGAACGCAGTGGCAGCGCCCATCGAGCAGCAGCTGTCCGGCATCCCGGGGCTGCTCTACTACAAGTCATCGAACTCCAGCGACGGCTCGATGAACCTGCAGATCTACTTCGACATCTCGCGCGATCAGGATCTCGCGGCCGTCGACGTGCAGAACCAGATCAAGCTGGCCGAACCGCAGCTGCCGCAGGAGGTCGTCCGCAACGGCATCACCGTGAAGAAGGCGCAGACCAACATCCTCATGGGCGTTGCGCTCACGTCGGATGATCCTCGCTACGACGCCGGCTATCTCAGCAACTACGCCGAGATCTACGTGCAAGACGAGCTCAAGCGGCTGCCCGGCGTCGGCGACGCTACCACGTTCGGACAAGCCGACCTGTCGATGTTGATCGACCTGGCGCCCGACCGGCTCGCCCAACTTGGCCTGACGGTGTCCGACGTGGCCGCCGCGGTGGCCGAGCAGAACACGACCAATCCGGCCGGCCGCATCGGACGCGAGCCGTCGCCGGCGGGCACGCAACTGACCATCCCCGTGACGACCCTCGGTCGCCTAACGGATCCGAAACAGTACGAGAACATCATTGTCCGCGCGCGTCCCGATGGCTCGCTCGTGCGCATCGGGGACCTGGGCCGCGTGACCATGGGCCAGCGCGACTACGACCTCTCCGGCCGCCTCGATGGCACGCCGAGCGCGTTGATCCTGGTGTACCTGCGGCCCGGCGCCAGCACGCTCGACGTCGACAAAGCCGTCGTCGCCCGCATGCAGCAGCTGTCGCGGACGTTCCCCCAGGGCGTCCACTGGTCGGTGCCGTTCGATACGACGCCGTTCATCACCCAGTCGATCAAGGAAGTCGTCGAGACGCTGGTCGAAGCGCTGATCCTCGTCACGCTCGTCGTGTTCGTGTTTCTCCAGAGCTGGCGCGCGACGCTCATTCCGTTAGTCGCCGTCCCCGTGTCCATCGTCGGCGCATTCTTCGGCATGCGCCTGCTCGGCTTCTCGATCAATCTGCTCACGCTGTTCGGCCTGGTGCTCGCCATCGGTATCGTCGTCGACGATGCCATTGTCGTGATCGAGAACGTGGACCGCATCATGGCTGCGGAACACGTGCGCCCGGCGGTCGCCGCCGACCGCGCCATCCGGCAGGTGGCCAGCGCGCTCGTGGCGATCGTCCTCGTCCTGTGCGCCGTGTTCATCCCGGTGGCATTCGTCGGCGGCATCACCGGGCAGATGTACAAACAGTTCGCGATCACGATCGTGGTCTCGGTCATCATCTCCGGCATCGTGGCGCTCACGCTCACGCCGGCGCTGTGCGCCGTGCTGCTGCGCCACGAGTCGACCGAGCATCACACCGGGTTCTTCGGCTGGTTCAACCGCCGATTTGCCGGCGTGACCAACCGCTACGTTCGCGGCGTCGAGCACGCGCTCGACCATGCTCGCCCATGGGTCGCTGCGTTCGCCGTCATCGTGATTCTCATCGTCGTGATGAGACGCGTGGTGCCGACGGCCTTTCTTCAGACCGAAGACAAAGGATACTTCGCCATCTCCGTCGAGCTGCCGGACGACGCATCGCTCCAACGGACGGACGCCGTCGTGCGCAGCGTCGAATCGTATCTGCTCAAGCAGCCCGGCGTGAACCACGTGCTGTCGCTCGTTGGATTGAGCCTCATTCAGGGAGCGAACCAGAGCAGCTCGGCCACGATGTTCGTCAACTTGAAACCGTGGGATGAACGCCAGAGCGCCACGGCGATCCTCAATCAGGCGAACGCGCATTTCTTCCGGAATCCGGACGCGCTCGTTTTCGGCTTCAACCTGCCGGAAATTCCCGGCATCGGCGTCACGTCCGGGCTCGAGCTCAACCTGCAGGATCACGGCATCAACGACCTGCAGCGGTTCGCGGCGATCGCCAACCAGTTCGCGAGTGACGCGAACAAGCTCCCGAGTGTGCAGCAGGCGCGCGCATCCATCCGCGTCAATGTGCCGCAGCTCTACGTGGACGTGGATCGCGCCAAGGCAAAATCGCTCGGCGTCTCGCTCACCGATCTGTTTCAGACGCTGCAATCGTTGCTCGGGACGCTGTACGTCAACGATTTCAATCTGTACGGCAAGACCTATCGCGTGCAGATCCAGGCGCAGCAACCGTATCGCGAAGAGCCGCAGGACATCGGCGGTCTGTTCGTGCGCGGGAACGGTCCACAGTTGATTCCGGTGTCGTCGCTGACCACGGTGCGGTTCCGCAGCGGGCCGAACATCGTGACGCGGTTCAACGGGTTCACCTCGGCGTTGGTCACGGCGTCGCCGGGGAACGGCAAGAGCTCGGGCGAGATGCTCGCGGCGGTCGATCAGCTGGTGCAGAACAAGTACGCCGCGCTCGGCGTCGGCGCCGCGCTGAGCGGCGAATCGTACCAGGAGAGCACGTCCACCGGCGGCGGTCTCGTCCTTGCGTTAGGCATCATCATGGTGTTCCTGGTCCTCGCGGCGCAGTACGAGAGCTGGTCGATTCCGTTCGCCGTGCTGTTCGGCGTGCCGTTCGGGGTGCTGGGTGCCTATCTCGGCATGTGGCTGCGCGGGATTCCCTCCGACGTCTACTTCCAGATCGGCATCATCACGGTCGTCGGCCTCGCGGCGAAGAACGCGATTCTGATCGTCGAGTTCGCGAGCGAGCAGCGTGCGCAGGGCAAGTCGGTGCGCGACGCGGCGGTCGAGGCGGGACGCGAGCGGTTGCGACCGATTCTCATGACATCGTTCGCCTTCATCCTCGGCGTCGTTCCGTTAGTCGTGGCCGGCGGCGCGGGGGCGATCAGCCGGCACTCGATCGGCACGGCGGTGTTCGCCGGCATGCTGTTCGCGACGTCGATCGGCATTCTGTTCATTCCGCTGTTCTTCGCCCTGATCCGGCGCGCGAGCGAACATCTGCTGGGGCGCCGGGCAGAAGCCGCCGCGCCACAGCCGGCGTCGACGCGTCCAGCGGAGGGCGACTGA
- a CDS encoding efflux transporter outer membrane subunit — MRRLALPLVLAATMGACAVGPAYHRPPVDTPNDWRPPSPLEDSLRPFYDSLAAHPDTSPATQRDSTMPLADSMLSLMPPSPPNDTAASSNIDWFALLQDTVLRRLVDTAVAENRTVRVAIATIQEFRADYGVAKGPLFPQITANGSAGKERISFGGTPITFDIFSVTGNVSWELDFWGRLRRTAEAGREDLLATQEAKRAVVLTLISDVATAYLELRELDLDLDISRRTLESRRETLRLAQRRFQQGLISELDVRQFESQVADPAARVADFERQVVQKEDQLSVLLGHHPANVPRGEPLPAVLSSIAVPRALPSSLLERRPDVREAEAQLRAATARIGIAEAARLPTVTITGEYGTQSTTASSLFKNNTDIYTVLGGISLPIFTGGQYTNEVKAARARAEQAKYMYQQTVLTALQDAQDALIGLRASHDQLVAQQTQVTALQSALHLASRRYDNGISSYLDVLDAQRSLFTAELTLAQVQRQELVSAVQLYKALGGGWPSDTGGAGGGAAGAPR; from the coding sequence ATGCGCCGGTTGGCGCTGCCGCTCGTGCTCGCCGCCACGATGGGCGCGTGCGCCGTCGGGCCGGCCTATCACCGCCCGCCGGTCGATACGCCTAACGATTGGCGGCCGCCGTCGCCGCTCGAGGATTCGCTGCGGCCGTTCTACGATTCGCTGGCCGCGCACCCCGACACGAGCCCGGCGACGCAGCGCGATTCGACCATGCCGCTCGCCGACAGCATGCTCTCGCTCATGCCGCCGTCGCCGCCCAACGATACGGCCGCGAGCTCGAACATCGATTGGTTTGCGCTGCTGCAAGACACCGTGCTCCGGCGCCTCGTCGATACGGCCGTCGCCGAGAACCGCACGGTGCGCGTGGCGATCGCGACCATCCAGGAATTCCGCGCCGACTACGGCGTGGCGAAAGGCCCGCTCTTCCCGCAGATCACGGCCAACGGGTCGGCCGGAAAGGAACGCATCTCGTTCGGCGGAACGCCGATCACATTCGACATCTTCTCGGTGACCGGCAACGTGTCCTGGGAGCTCGACTTCTGGGGACGTCTGCGTCGCACCGCCGAGGCTGGGCGTGAAGATCTGCTCGCGACGCAAGAGGCGAAGCGCGCCGTCGTGCTCACGCTCATCAGCGACGTCGCCACGGCGTATCTCGAGCTGCGCGAGCTCGACCTCGACCTCGACATCTCCCGCCGCACGCTCGAATCGCGCCGCGAAACGCTGCGTCTCGCCCAACGACGCTTCCAACAGGGATTGATCTCGGAGCTCGACGTCCGGCAGTTCGAGTCGCAGGTGGCAGATCCCGCGGCTCGCGTGGCCGACTTCGAGCGACAGGTGGTGCAGAAGGAAGATCAGCTCAGCGTGTTGCTTGGCCATCATCCGGCGAACGTGCCGCGCGGCGAACCGCTGCCCGCCGTGCTGTCGTCGATCGCGGTGCCGCGCGCGCTGCCTTCGTCGCTCCTCGAGCGGCGACCCGATGTGCGCGAAGCCGAGGCGCAGCTGCGCGCCGCAACCGCACGCATTGGCATTGCCGAGGCGGCGCGGCTGCCGACGGTGACGATCACGGGCGAATACGGAACGCAGTCCACGACTGCATCGAGTCTGTTCAAGAACAACACGGACATCTACACCGTGCTCGGCGGCATCTCGCTGCCGATTTTCACGGGTGGGCAGTACACGAACGAGGTCAAGGCCGCGCGCGCGCGGGCCGAACAGGCGAAGTACATGTATCAGCAGACCGTGCTCACGGCGCTGCAGGATGCGCAGGATGCGCTGATCGGGTTGCGTGCATCGCACGACCAACTCGTGGCGCAGCAGACGCAGGTGACGGCGCTCCAGAGCGCGTTGCACCTGGCCTCACGCCGATACGACAACGGCATCTCGAGCTACCTCGACGTGCTCGATGCCCAACGCAGTCTGTTCACGGCCGAGCTCACCCTGGCGCAGGTGCAGCGGCAGGAGCTCGTCTCGGCGGTGCAGCTGTACAAGGCGTTAGGCGGGGGGTGGCCGTCGGACACCGGCGGCGCCGGCGGCGGCGCGGCCGGAGCGCCGCGGTGA
- a CDS encoding efflux RND transporter periplasmic adaptor subunit, protein MSAHRFRIRHRLAARRSRFGCLFPAVLVMAACHHAPPPAPPPPEVSVLTVEPKTIPADFEYVGQAEASKRVEVRAQVSGVIIARPYVEGTDVHKGDVLFRIDPTPYEAALRSAQAQQADAEARFANAERNLNRLVPLLGEHAVAQKDVDDARTEEEQARAAVNNAKGAVVRAQRDYDNTFVRAEISGRAGRANLVLGALVSGPTDLLTTVEQVDPIYVNFSPSDQDVLAWRRGLADKSLIAAPGPMGVRATLADGSVYPIEGTLDFADLAVQENTGTLALRASFKNPQHTLLPGQFVRVSLLGMKRVGAILVPQRAVQQSIGGSFVYVVDSANKVSTRDVKGDTFVGGQWLISSGLTAGDRVVVDGIQKIMPGAPVRPVAYVPPPDTGRAARGDTVLTAPPGTALRIGTHD, encoded by the coding sequence GTGAGTGCACACCGCTTCCGCATCCGCCATCGGTTGGCGGCGCGCCGCTCTCGGTTTGGCTGTCTGTTTCCCGCCGTGCTCGTCATGGCGGCGTGTCATCACGCGCCGCCGCCTGCGCCGCCGCCGCCCGAGGTGTCGGTGCTCACGGTCGAGCCGAAAACCATTCCCGCGGATTTCGAGTACGTTGGGCAAGCCGAGGCATCGAAGCGCGTCGAAGTGCGCGCGCAGGTGTCGGGCGTGATCATCGCGCGTCCGTACGTGGAAGGCACCGACGTGCACAAGGGCGACGTGTTGTTCCGCATCGACCCGACGCCGTACGAAGCCGCGCTGCGCAGCGCGCAGGCGCAACAAGCCGACGCCGAAGCGCGCTTCGCCAACGCCGAGCGGAATCTCAACCGCCTGGTGCCGTTGTTGGGCGAGCACGCGGTCGCCCAGAAGGATGTGGACGACGCGCGCACGGAAGAAGAGCAGGCGCGCGCGGCGGTGAACAACGCGAAGGGCGCGGTGGTGCGGGCGCAGCGCGACTACGACAACACGTTCGTCCGAGCCGAAATCTCCGGACGTGCCGGGCGCGCGAATCTCGTGCTCGGCGCGTTAGTCAGCGGCCCAACGGATCTGCTCACGACGGTCGAGCAGGTGGATCCGATCTACGTGAACTTCAGCCCGTCGGATCAGGACGTGCTGGCCTGGCGTCGCGGGCTCGCCGACAAATCGCTCATCGCCGCACCCGGGCCGATGGGGGTGCGCGCGACACTCGCCGATGGCAGCGTCTACCCGATCGAAGGCACGCTCGACTTCGCCGATCTGGCGGTCCAGGAGAACACCGGAACGCTCGCGCTGCGGGCGTCGTTCAAGAACCCGCAGCATACGCTGCTCCCCGGGCAATTCGTGCGCGTGTCGCTGCTGGGCATGAAGCGCGTCGGCGCCATCCTCGTCCCGCAGCGCGCGGTGCAGCAGAGTATCGGCGGGTCGTTCGTCTACGTCGTCGACTCGGCCAACAAGGTGAGCACGCGCGACGTGAAAGGCGACACGTTCGTCGGCGGCCAGTGGCTGATCAGCAGCGGCCTCACCGCCGGCGATCGCGTCGTGGTGGACGGCATTCAGAAAATCATGCCGGGGGCACCCGTGCGTCCCGTCGCGTACGTGCCGCCGCCTGACACGGGGCGCGCGGCGCGCGGCGACACCGTCCTGACCGCGCCTCCCGGCACCGCGCTCCGGATCGGCACACATGACTAA